The Flavobacterium praedii genome window below encodes:
- a CDS encoding DUF983 domain-containing protein gives MLKKGSKLYSILTGTCPKCMNESMYVDKNPLHLGSVLKMNENCSHCGLKYQIEPSFFYGAMYVSYGLNVALGIAAFIVSYLFFNASIKTSFIIIIATLIICFPIVLRWSRNIYINMFVSYDPTTKK, from the coding sequence ATGTTAAAAAAAGGATCCAAATTATATAGCATTTTAACAGGAACTTGTCCAAAATGCATGAATGAGAGTATGTATGTGGATAAAAATCCTTTACATTTAGGTTCAGTTCTCAAAATGAATGAAAATTGCAGCCATTGTGGCCTTAAATATCAAATTGAACCTTCTTTTTTTTACGGTGCAATGTATGTAAGTTATGGATTAAATGTTGCTTTAGGAATAGCTGCATTTATAGTATCCTATCTTTTTTTTAATGCTAGTATAAAAACTTCCTTTATCATCATTATTGCAACATTAATAATATGTTTTCCAATAGTATTGCGATGGTCAAGAAACATTTATATCAATATGTTCGTATCTTATGATCCTACCACAAAAAAATAA